One window of Catonella massiliensis genomic DNA carries:
- the leuD gene encoding 3-isopropylmalate dehydratase small subunit, with translation MEARGYVHKYGNDVDTDVIIPARYLNTSDPAELAAKCMIDIDADFVNKVKPGDIMVAGDNFGCGSSREHAPIAIKASGIACVVAKTFARIFYRNAINIGLPIIECAEAAEAINNGDEVEIDFDTGIIKDLTTGESFIGQAFPDFIKKIIKQGGLINYINAEK, from the coding sequence ATGGAAGCAAGAGGATATGTTCATAAATATGGTAATGACGTAGATACAGATGTAATCATTCCGGCAAGATACCTAAATACCTCAGACCCAGCCGAGCTTGCGGCAAAATGTATGATAGACATAGATGCAGACTTTGTAAACAAGGTGAAGCCGGGAGATATAATGGTAGCAGGAGATAACTTTGGCTGCGGCTCTTCCAGGGAACATGCACCTATAGCCATCAAGGCATCAGGTATAGCCTGTGTGGTAGCAAAGACATTTGCAAGGATATTCTACAGGAATGCGATAAATATAGGTCTTCCAATCATTGAATGTGCGGAGGCCGCAGAGGCTATCAATAACGGTGATGAGGTGGAGATAGACTTTGACACAGGTATAATCAAAGACCTTACCACAGGAGAGAGCTTTATAGGTCAGGCTTTTCCGGACTTTATAAAGAAGATAATAAAGCAGGGTGGTTTGATAAACTATATAAATGCTGAAAAGTAA